In Halomonas denitrificans, one DNA window encodes the following:
- a CDS encoding TIGR03032 family protein — translation MSESSTDDELTPEQQARKAKAEAEQKRREALAQRIRENPGEALKSEFSASFLTLLDKGRLSIAVSTYQAGQVVLLRADQGKLNTHFCSFNRPMGIAAKDNRLVIGTNNEVHEFRNTPAVAPKVEPKGRHDACFIPRSIHYTGNIDIHELDFAGDELWIVNTRFSCLSTLDLDHSFVPRWRPPWVSAYAIEDRCHLNGLCVVDDRPRYVTALGRTDTAGGWRENKNAGGLLYDIVRDKVLVEGLSMPHSPRWYRDRVWFLESGYGALSWYDPKTTKTERLAQMPGFTRGLDFVDKYAIVGLSQVRETNTFEGIPITSDGSDRRSGVWIIDLDTGETVGLLRFSDAVEEIFAVKVLPGLTFPSLLEPGHPLIGSSYVLPDEALREVAQPTA, via the coding sequence GTGAGCGAATCGAGCACGGATGACGAACTGACGCCAGAGCAGCAGGCGAGGAAGGCGAAGGCGGAGGCCGAGCAGAAGCGACGGGAAGCGCTCGCGCAGCGCATCCGCGAGAACCCGGGTGAGGCGCTGAAGAGCGAATTCTCGGCCAGCTTCCTGACCCTGCTGGACAAGGGTCGGTTGAGCATCGCCGTGTCGACCTACCAGGCGGGCCAGGTGGTCCTGCTGCGCGCCGACCAGGGCAAGCTCAACACCCACTTCTGCTCCTTCAATCGCCCGATGGGCATCGCGGCAAAGGACAATCGGCTGGTCATCGGCACCAACAACGAAGTCCACGAATTCCGCAACACGCCGGCGGTCGCGCCCAAGGTCGAGCCGAAGGGCAGGCACGATGCCTGTTTCATTCCGCGCTCGATCCACTACACGGGCAACATCGACATCCACGAACTGGACTTCGCCGGCGATGAGCTCTGGATCGTCAACACGCGCTTCTCCTGCCTGTCGACGCTGGACCTCGACCACAGCTTCGTCCCGCGCTGGCGTCCGCCGTGGGTCTCGGCCTACGCGATCGAGGACCGCTGCCACCTCAACGGCCTCTGCGTCGTCGACGACCGGCCACGGTACGTGACCGCGCTCGGCCGCACGGACACCGCCGGCGGCTGGCGCGAGAACAAGAACGCCGGTGGGCTGCTCTACGACATCGTCCGCGACAAGGTGCTGGTCGAGGGGCTCTCGATGCCCCATTCGCCTCGCTGGTATCGCGACCGCGTGTGGTTTCTCGAGTCGGGCTACGGCGCGCTGTCGTGGTACGACCCGAAGACGACGAAGACCGAGCGCCTGGCGCAGATGCCCGGCTTCACCCGCGGGCTGGACTTCGTCGACAAGTACGCGATCGTCGGCCTTTCCCAGGTCCGCGAGACGAATACCTTCGAAGGAATCCCGATCACCTCCGACGGCTCGGACCGGCGCAGCGGAGTCTGGATCATCGATCTTGACACCGGCGAGACGGTCGGCCTGTTGCGATTCAGCGACGCGGTCGAGGAAATCTTCGCGGTCAAGGTGCTGCCGGGGCTGACCTTCCCCAGCCTGCTCGAGCCCGGTCACCCGCTGATCGGCAGCTCCTATGTGCTGCCGGACGAGGCCTTGAGAGAAGTCGCGCAGCCGACCGCCTAG
- a CDS encoding IPTL-CTERM sorting domain-containing protein, with translation MRISHNKALLAASICAALAGTSAQAATFNVTTNADAGPGSLRQALADANANMEADTIEMSAISGQTITLSSGQLVTSTGPDSITIDGAGVTIDAAGGSRVMYGYYTDLTLNDLTLTGGVVTGGGGGLADAGGGLLLYLGTLSMDNCTVSGNTAVIGGGVTALTLGDIDVSNSSISGNTAAQDVGGVYLIGYGNITVSDATISGNSAGTAPRGAAPLLADRAASSDFTMPFETRMLQRGGGGSLGGGLIAGYDVTVERSTISGNSATSVAGGLFLQGGASSLIDSTVSGNSAGGFAGGVVLYSQKYDALMSNSTIVGNAAGDLGGGAYIAAYGSSTVQFSTITGNSSATSGGGFFYLQYGTGMQHDATIVSGNTAASEPDVAMDPAATINAEFSLVGVAPTNGTLNADAATVALLGLDPDLEPLADNGGPTQSRLPEAGSPVIDAVPNGSAGCGGAVTTDQRGEARPFGSGCDIGSVEAGIFGVTGLPVPTLDRIGLLLMSGLLGIAAFFGFRSRSRREC, from the coding sequence ATGCGTATATCGCACAACAAGGCGCTGCTGGCAGCGTCGATCTGTGCCGCACTCGCCGGCACCTCGGCGCAGGCGGCCACGTTCAACGTCACGACCAACGCCGACGCCGGGCCGGGCAGCCTGCGCCAGGCCCTGGCCGACGCCAACGCGAACATGGAGGCCGACACGATCGAAATGTCGGCGATTTCCGGCCAGACGATCACCCTGTCCAGCGGCCAGCTGGTCACCAGCACGGGACCGGACAGCATCACCATCGACGGCGCAGGTGTGACCATCGACGCGGCAGGCGGGTCGCGGGTCATGTACGGCTACTACACTGACCTGACGCTCAACGACCTGACCCTGACCGGCGGCGTGGTCACCGGCGGAGGCGGCGGTCTCGCCGATGCCGGTGGCGGGCTGCTGCTCTACCTCGGCACGCTTTCGATGGACAACTGTACGGTCAGCGGCAATACCGCCGTGATCGGCGGTGGAGTCACCGCGCTGACCCTGGGCGACATCGATGTCTCGAACTCGTCGATTTCCGGCAACACCGCCGCGCAGGACGTCGGTGGGGTTTACCTGATTGGCTACGGCAACATTACCGTGTCGGACGCGACCATTTCCGGTAACTCGGCGGGCACCGCGCCGCGGGGCGCCGCGCCCCTCCTGGCCGATCGTGCAGCGAGCAGCGACTTCACGATGCCGTTCGAAACCCGCATGCTGCAGCGCGGCGGCGGCGGATCGCTTGGTGGCGGCTTGATCGCGGGCTACGACGTCACGGTCGAGCGCTCCACGATTTCCGGCAACAGCGCGACCTCTGTCGCCGGCGGGCTGTTCCTGCAGGGCGGGGCGTCGTCGTTGATCGATTCGACGGTTTCCGGCAATAGCGCAGGCGGATTCGCCGGTGGCGTGGTCCTGTACTCGCAGAAATACGACGCGCTGATGTCGAACTCCACAATCGTCGGCAACGCCGCCGGCGACCTCGGTGGCGGGGCCTACATCGCGGCGTACGGTTCGTCCACGGTCCAGTTCTCAACGATCACCGGCAACTCGTCGGCAACCTCCGGCGGCGGGTTCTTCTACCTGCAGTACGGTACCGGAATGCAGCACGATGCCACCATCGTCTCGGGCAACACGGCGGCCTCCGAGCCGGACGTGGCAATGGATCCGGCGGCGACGATCAATGCCGAGTTCTCGCTGGTCGGTGTTGCGCCGACGAACGGAACCTTGAACGCCGACGCGGCGACTGTGGCCCTTCTCGGTCTCGATCCGGACCTCGAGCCGCTCGCCGACAACGGCGGACCGACGCAGTCGCGGCTGCCGGAGGCCGGCAGCCCGGTGATCGATGCGGTGCCGAACGGCAGTGCGGGCTGCGGTGGAGCCGTGACCACGGACCAGCGCGGCGAAGCCCGACCCTTCGGCTCCGGTTGCGACATCGGCTCGGTCGAGGCCGGAATCTTCGGGGTGACCGGTCTACCGGTGCCGACCCTCGACCGGATCGGCCTGTTGTTGATGTCGGGCCTGCTGGGCATCGCGGCCTTCTTCGGCTTCCGCAGCCGATCGAGGCGGGAGTGCTGA
- a CDS encoding DUF3192 domain-containing protein: MMKSASRLLVLLTAATILSGCVVAIGNDSDRRDDWARLERENREAISMLEIGMTRAEVESRMPHPPAMSEAFPIDGEAYTVLFYRTQRVEGDGRTTRDETTPVIFVDGILDAWGEAAYVRLTGSPLSPVR; encoded by the coding sequence ATGATGAAATCTGCAAGCCGGCTTCTGGTGCTGTTGACGGCAGCGACCATCCTGTCGGGCTGTGTCGTCGCCATCGGCAACGACAGCGACCGACGCGACGACTGGGCCAGGCTCGAGCGAGAGAACCGCGAAGCGATTTCGATGCTGGAGATCGGCATGACGCGCGCCGAGGTGGAATCGCGGATGCCGCACCCCCCGGCGATGAGCGAGGCGTTCCCGATCGATGGCGAGGCCTATACGGTCCTGTTCTATCGCACGCAGCGGGTCGAGGGTGACGGACGGACCACGCGCGATGAAACGACGCCGGTGATCTTTGTCGACGGCATCCTCGACGCCTGGGGCGAAGCGGCCTATGTCCGCTTGACCGGGTCGCCGCTCTCTCCCGTCCGGTGA
- a CDS encoding hemerythrin domain-containing protein: MNIYQKLKTDHDRHRELMRQIVDTSGDSEERRRLFEVLARDVESHAAAEEQTLYSELIESVESQPQTRHSVSEHKEASDYLEELKSTDMSNPAWLMTFKKFQDALEHHMKEEENDVFELSEDVIDDDRAVALGAKFEGRKEVEKRRVEG; this comes from the coding sequence ATGAACATCTATCAGAAACTGAAAACCGACCACGACCGCCACCGCGAACTGATGCGGCAGATTGTCGATACATCCGGCGACAGCGAGGAGCGCCGGCGCCTGTTCGAGGTCCTGGCCAGGGACGTCGAATCGCACGCGGCCGCCGAAGAGCAGACGCTGTACTCGGAATTGATCGAATCGGTCGAGTCGCAGCCGCAGACCCGTCACAGCGTCTCCGAACACAAGGAAGCCAGCGACTATCTCGAGGAGCTCAAGTCGACGGACATGAGCAATCCGGCCTGGTTGATGACCTTCAAGAAGTTCCAAGACGCGCTCGAGCACCACATGAAGGAAGAGGAAAACGACGTGTTCGAATTGTCCGAAGACGTCATCGACGACGACCGTGCGGTCGCCCTGGGCGCCAAGTTCGAGGGCCGCAAGGAAGTCGAGAAGCGGCGCGTCGAGGGCTGA
- a CDS encoding YqaE/Pmp3 family membrane protein, with protein sequence MDILRLILSILLPPLGVFLQVGIGAQFWINILLTLLGYIPGIIHAVWIIARR encoded by the coding sequence GTGGACATACTCCGGCTCATCCTGTCGATACTCCTGCCGCCACTCGGCGTGTTCCTGCAGGTGGGTATCGGCGCGCAGTTCTGGATCAACATCCTGCTGACCCTGCTCGGCTACATCCCGGGCATCATCCACGCGGTCTGGATCATCGCCAGACGCTGA
- a CDS encoding ammonium transporter codes for MTELEYALNTFYLLVCAALVMWMAAGFTMLEAGLVRARNTVEILTKNVALYAISCLMYYLIGYSLMYPGEGINALWPGVGFGTSPEHVPADVVVTGSEAAYSTLADFMFQVVFVATAMSIVSGAVAERMKLWAFLAFAVVMTGVIYPWQGYWSWGGGILDEIGYSDYAGGGIVHMAGASAALAGVLLLGPRAGKYRPDGRPRAIPGANLPLATLGMFILWMGWFGFNGGSELSIHGVDSANNVARVFVNTNLAAAAGLVAALLLARVLFGKADLTMALNGALAGLVAITAGPAAPEPGLAVLIGASAGVLVVASIVAFDRSGVDDPVGAISVHGVCGIFGLLLVPLSDEEATLIDQLAGIGLIGGFVFVSSLGVWAALKATIGIRVHPDDEREGLDLAECGMEAYPDFTHGD; via the coding sequence ATGACCGAACTGGAATATGCACTGAATACCTTCTATCTGCTGGTCTGCGCCGCGCTGGTGATGTGGATGGCCGCCGGCTTCACCATGCTCGAGGCGGGCCTGGTCCGGGCACGCAACACGGTGGAGATCCTGACCAAGAACGTGGCCCTCTACGCCATCTCCTGCCTGATGTACTACCTGATCGGCTACTCGTTGATGTATCCCGGCGAAGGGATCAACGCGCTCTGGCCCGGCGTCGGCTTCGGCACGTCTCCTGAACACGTGCCTGCTGACGTGGTCGTTACCGGCAGCGAGGCGGCGTACTCGACCCTGGCCGACTTCATGTTCCAGGTGGTGTTCGTCGCCACCGCGATGTCGATCGTATCGGGGGCGGTCGCCGAGCGCATGAAGCTGTGGGCGTTTCTTGCCTTCGCCGTGGTGATGACCGGGGTCATCTACCCGTGGCAGGGCTACTGGTCCTGGGGCGGCGGCATTCTCGACGAGATCGGCTACTCGGACTATGCGGGCGGCGGCATCGTGCACATGGCCGGCGCTTCCGCGGCCCTGGCCGGTGTGCTGCTGCTCGGGCCGCGCGCCGGGAAGTACCGCCCGGACGGACGCCCGCGGGCGATTCCAGGCGCCAACCTGCCGCTGGCCACGCTCGGCATGTTCATCCTGTGGATGGGGTGGTTCGGCTTCAACGGCGGTTCCGAGCTGTCGATCCACGGCGTCGATTCGGCCAACAACGTCGCCCGAGTCTTCGTCAATACCAACCTCGCCGCCGCCGCCGGCCTGGTTGCCGCGCTGCTGCTGGCGCGCGTGCTGTTCGGCAAGGCCGATCTCACGATGGCGCTCAACGGCGCGCTGGCCGGCCTGGTCGCCATCACCGCGGGACCGGCGGCGCCCGAGCCCGGACTCGCCGTGCTGATCGGTGCGTCGGCCGGCGTGCTGGTCGTGGCCTCGATCGTGGCCTTCGATCGATCGGGGGTCGATGATCCGGTCGGCGCGATCTCCGTCCACGGCGTCTGCGGCATCTTCGGCCTGCTGCTCGTTCCCCTGTCCGACGAAGAGGCCACGCTGATCGATCAGCTGGCCGGGATCGGCTTGATCGGTGGTTTCGTGTTCGTGTCCAGCCTCGGCGTCTGGGCGGCACTGAAGGCCACGATCGGCATCCGGGTGCACCCGGACGACGAGCGCGAAGGCCTGGATCTCGCCGAGTGCGGGATGGAGGCGTATCCCGACTTCACGCATGGGGACTGA
- a CDS encoding P-II family nitrogen regulator: MKLITAIIKPFKLDDVREALAEVGVQGMTVSETRGFGRQKGHTELYRGAEYVVDFLPKIKLEIAVPDDQVERVIETVTEIARSGRIGDGKIFVTALERVVRIRTGEENESAL; encoded by the coding sequence ATGAAACTGATCACCGCGATCATCAAGCCGTTCAAGCTCGACGATGTCCGCGAAGCGCTCGCCGAAGTCGGTGTGCAGGGCATGACCGTCAGCGAAACGCGCGGTTTCGGGCGCCAGAAGGGTCACACGGAGTTGTATCGGGGCGCCGAGTACGTGGTTGATTTCCTGCCCAAGATCAAGCTCGAGATCGCCGTCCCCGACGACCAGGTCGAACGGGTCATCGAGACCGTGACCGAGATTGCCCGAAGCGGTCGGATCGGAGACGGAAAGATCTTCGTGACCGCACTGGAGCGAGTGGTACGGATCCGCACCGGCGAGGAGAACGAGTCCGCGCTCTGA
- the ntrC gene encoding nitrogen regulation protein NR(I), whose product MSGSPRTVWIVDDDASIRRVLEHALRGPDRTPRVFATADEALAALREGGPDADRPDAVLTDLRMPGTRGDALIAATDVPVIVMSAYADLDATVEALKSGAFDMLPKPFDIDDAVGLVERALEAGASGVDASRPAPPPGLVGASPVMRALFRAIGRLANSSLNVLLTGESGSGKERIARALHDSSPRVGASFVALNVAALPAELLESELFGHEKGAFSGADAARKGYFEQADGGTLFLDEIGEMPIALQSRLLRVLDEGSFYRLGGRAPIRVDVRILAATHRDLERAVEEGAFREDLFHRLNVVPLTVPPLRDRPEDVPLLLDHFLARAAEDVGVAPKRLSAAAHARLARYGWPGNVRELANRCRRWTALVPGRQIEEDDLALDLSAESPDWSDPLRSWARHRLAAGDRGLMREAVDRLERVLIDEALKMTGGRRAEAAERLGIGRNTLSRKRKD is encoded by the coding sequence GTGAGTGGCTCGCCCCGCACGGTCTGGATCGTCGACGACGACGCGTCCATTCGTCGGGTGCTGGAGCACGCGCTCCGCGGTCCGGATCGAACGCCGCGGGTCTTCGCGACCGCCGATGAAGCGCTCGCGGCATTGCGGGAGGGCGGACCGGATGCGGATCGCCCGGATGCGGTCCTGACCGACCTGCGAATGCCCGGCACCCGCGGTGACGCCCTGATCGCGGCCACGGATGTGCCGGTCATCGTCATGAGTGCCTACGCCGACCTGGACGCGACCGTCGAGGCCCTGAAGTCCGGCGCGTTCGACATGCTTCCCAAGCCGTTCGATATCGACGATGCGGTCGGCCTGGTCGAGCGCGCGCTCGAGGCCGGTGCGTCGGGCGTCGATGCATCGCGCCCCGCCCCTCCGCCGGGACTGGTCGGGGCGAGTCCCGTCATGCGCGCGCTCTTCCGCGCCATCGGCCGGCTGGCCAACAGCTCGCTCAACGTGCTGTTGACCGGAGAGTCCGGTAGCGGCAAGGAGCGCATCGCCCGGGCGCTCCACGATTCGTCGCCCCGGGTCGGGGCCTCGTTCGTCGCGCTGAATGTCGCGGCGCTTCCCGCCGAGCTGCTCGAGTCCGAGCTGTTCGGTCACGAAAAGGGCGCGTTCAGCGGGGCCGACGCGGCGCGCAAGGGCTACTTCGAGCAGGCCGACGGGGGAACGCTGTTCCTCGACGAGATCGGCGAGATGCCGATCGCGCTGCAGTCGCGCCTGCTCCGCGTCCTCGACGAGGGCAGTTTCTACCGGCTCGGCGGTCGTGCGCCGATTCGGGTCGATGTACGCATCCTGGCCGCCACGCACCGCGATCTGGAGCGTGCCGTGGAAGAGGGGGCGTTCCGGGAGGACCTCTTCCATCGCCTCAATGTCGTTCCGTTGACCGTTCCCCCGTTGCGCGACCGCCCGGAGGACGTGCCGCTGCTGCTCGACCATTTCCTCGCCCGTGCCGCGGAGGACGTCGGCGTCGCGCCCAAGCGGCTGAGCGCCGCTGCGCACGCTCGGCTGGCCCGCTACGGCTGGCCCGGCAACGTGCGCGAGCTCGCCAATCGCTGCCGTCGATGGACCGCACTGGTGCCCGGCCGGCAGATCGAAGAGGACGATCTCGCGCTCGATCTGTCGGCGGAGTCCCCGGACTGGAGCGACCCGCTGCGATCCTGGGCCCGCCATCGGCTCGCTGCAGGGGATCGCGGCCTGATGCGCGAAGCGGTCGACCGGCTCGAGCGGGTGCTCATCGATGAAGCGCTGAAGATGACCGGAGGACGACGGGCCGAGGCGGCCGAACGACTCGGCATCGGCCGCAATACCCTGAGTCGCAAGCGCAAGGACTGA
- a CDS encoding PAS domain-containing sensor histidine kinase, with product MTRQRTAVRPSAPPDRRASADVRAIAEAVTAPEWLDHLQTALVVFGADGAVVRLNAAAEDLLAVSADRAARDPTFRGAVEASGLASVISRVRADGRPMASQDLAWSHPGGAEWLDARAARLPDGAILLELQDAAPRRRAMQDRDRQARRALSRRVVRQLAHEVRNPLAGLRGAAQLLARRCRGDDERELAAIVCDEADRLERLVEQLLGGSRAVEPRPGNVHEPVDRVMRLLAAGGESGLPEVRSGGRSAAPTFLRDFDPSLPRVSIDAPGLQQAVLNLARNACQAGARRITFRTRAASGSTLQGLPHRLAVAIEVEDDGPGVPEHLVDSLFFPLVTGRPDGTGLGLSIAQEIVDRHGGEIDHERRAGRTVFRILLPVQAGSRPSDRTGPSP from the coding sequence ATGACTCGTCAACGAACGGCCGTCCGGCCCTCGGCCCCGCCGGACCGGCGCGCCTCGGCGGATGTCCGCGCGATCGCGGAAGCGGTCACGGCGCCGGAATGGCTCGATCACCTGCAGACCGCGCTGGTCGTGTTCGGTGCCGATGGCGCGGTCGTCCGATTGAATGCCGCCGCCGAAGACCTGCTGGCGGTGTCGGCCGACCGGGCCGCCAGGGACCCGACGTTCCGCGGTGCGGTCGAGGCCTCCGGGCTGGCGAGCGTGATCAGCCGCGTTCGCGCCGACGGTCGCCCGATGGCCAGTCAGGATCTCGCCTGGTCGCACCCCGGCGGGGCCGAATGGCTCGATGCACGCGCCGCCCGGCTGCCGGACGGTGCGATTCTGCTGGAGCTGCAGGATGCTGCACCGCGCAGGCGCGCGATGCAGGATCGCGATCGCCAGGCCCGCCGTGCGCTTTCCCGGCGCGTCGTCCGGCAACTTGCGCACGAGGTTCGCAACCCGTTGGCCGGTCTCCGGGGAGCGGCCCAACTGCTGGCGCGCCGGTGCCGCGGCGATGACGAGCGCGAGCTCGCGGCGATCGTCTGCGATGAAGCCGATCGGCTCGAGCGCCTGGTCGAGCAGCTGCTCGGTGGGTCTCGCGCAGTCGAGCCCCGCCCCGGCAACGTGCACGAGCCGGTGGACCGCGTGATGCGCCTGCTGGCCGCCGGAGGGGAATCGGGTCTGCCCGAAGTTCGCAGCGGCGGTCGATCCGCGGCGCCGACGTTCCTCCGCGACTTCGATCCGAGTCTGCCTCGCGTGTCGATCGACGCTCCGGGGCTGCAGCAGGCGGTCCTGAATCTCGCGCGCAACGCCTGCCAGGCAGGGGCGCGCCGGATCACCTTCCGGACCCGGGCGGCCTCCGGCTCCACGCTGCAGGGCCTGCCCCACCGCCTGGCAGTGGCGATCGAGGTCGAGGACGACGGTCCAGGGGTCCCGGAGCACCTGGTCGACTCGCTGTTCTTTCCGCTGGTCACCGGTCGACCCGACGGGACCGGCCTCGGCCTTTCGATCGCCCAGGAGATCGTCGATCGCCACGGCGGGGAAATCGATCACGAGCGACGTGCCGGCCGGACCGTGTTCCGCATCCTGCTGCCGGTGCAGGCCGGGTCGCGACCGTCCGATCGCACCGGCCCCTCGCCGTGA
- a CDS encoding energy transducer TonB translates to MVVTIVVAMDVAYGSPAAASGNDADARTVPPSERIERMGRAVSGDLAELAELQDEDDASRWAQLVRGLALGAAGRDREAVEALEHAARSGHNLAPRVLALHHYERNQWIDAYAWARVAMEVDAALGDLEMADLQGGWSLYLAVQSAESLDAEQHGDADRRARDLLAEFLDPLVAEDLARDDAKGFEGEDVVARRRPVFPRSMWENGRPGWAYVYFAINRDGSVGETLALAASHPRFGRAAARAVRKWRFDTEAFDDLPATGLQLIDFDLR, encoded by the coding sequence ATGGTTGTGACGATAGTCGTGGCAATGGACGTCGCCTACGGGTCGCCGGCGGCCGCAAGCGGAAACGACGCCGATGCCCGTACCGTTCCGCCATCGGAGCGGATCGAGCGGATGGGCCGTGCCGTGAGTGGCGACCTCGCCGAACTGGCCGAATTGCAGGACGAGGACGACGCGAGCCGATGGGCGCAACTCGTTCGAGGCCTGGCCCTCGGTGCAGCGGGCCGGGACCGGGAGGCGGTCGAGGCGCTGGAGCATGCAGCGCGGTCGGGCCACAATCTTGCGCCACGCGTGCTTGCGCTGCACCACTACGAGCGCAACCAGTGGATCGACGCCTACGCGTGGGCCCGCGTCGCGATGGAAGTCGATGCCGCGCTCGGCGACCTGGAGATGGCCGACCTGCAGGGGGGCTGGTCGCTGTACCTGGCCGTACAGTCCGCCGAGTCGCTGGACGCGGAACAGCACGGCGACGCGGACCGTCGGGCGCGCGACCTCCTCGCCGAGTTCCTCGATCCGCTCGTGGCCGAAGATCTCGCAAGAGACGACGCCAAGGGCTTCGAAGGCGAAGACGTCGTCGCTCGCCGACGCCCGGTCTTCCCCCGGTCGATGTGGGAAAACGGGCGGCCCGGATGGGCCTACGTATACTTCGCGATCAACCGGGACGGAAGCGTCGGGGAAACGCTCGCGCTTGCCGCCTCCCACCCTCGCTTCGGGCGCGCCGCGGCACGGGCGGTCCGGAAGTGGCGCTTCGACACGGAGGCCTTCGACGACCTGCCGGCCACCGGATTGCAGTTAATCGACTTCGACCTGCGCTGA